The proteins below are encoded in one region of Pomacea canaliculata isolate SZHN2017 linkage group LG7, ASM307304v1, whole genome shotgun sequence:
- the LOC112568112 gene encoding uncharacterized protein LOC112568112 isoform X2 translates to MRLPYIFLLVVLQTQEACSLLCSKGEIVDIVAGYQTLLTCPTNEVEEWRLGLGSQRASLIAQWKNNKFEVLNDFGNTFIIQDNSNQLSPLLVNAANNKNRDVSIVSGTLVCETGDTGCGLNYVYPAEGVSCTTVTSSWNVTVTCNISSAYSSRGIYKCQLIRAEQGLTDTNLDTVTMVTTSTNEPVAKTEVKVSGSCQLHTTLPLHSGNYSYYVNIDPGGQSHVAKYSQHYSEWFIVGKPRPMSPGNVIKVRNMQFDLTAYPKPHTLRILNRTGDVGTSVHPVVSVIPCTADPHLPYKFTCNFTEKAPGYYHVVVTNYFGDGNFTLDVDDNVLTAGRRPSNPREFLTEV, encoded by the exons ATGAGGCTACCCTACATTTTTCTCCTGGTTGTATTACAGACACAAGAAG ccTGCAGTCTATTATGCTCTAAAGGAGAGATCGTGGACATTGTGGCAGGTTATCAAACTCTTCTGACGTGTCCCACAAATGAAGTGGAGGAATGGAGATTAGGTCTCGGTAGTCAAAGGGCATCATTAATAGCACAGTGGAAGAATAATAAGTTTGAAGTTCTTAATGACTTTGGCAACACTTTTATAATACAAGATAACAGCAATCAACTAAGTCCGTTGTTGGTCAACgctgcaaacaacaaaaacagagatGTTTCGATTGTCAGCGGCACTTTAGTATGTGAAACTGGAGACACAGGCTGTGGACTAAACTATGTCT ATCCCGCAGAGGGCGTTTCATGCACcaccgtgacgtcatcatgGAATGTCACTGTCACCTGCAACATCAGCAGCGCCTACTCCTCTCGGGGAATTTACAAATGTCAGCTGATTCGGGCAGAACAGGGT ttaaCAGACACAAATTTGGACACCGTCACCATGGTGACAACCTCTACTAACGAGCCAGTAGCAAAAACTGAGGTCAAGGTGTCGGGGTCCTGTCAGCTCCACACAACCCTCCCCCTACACAGCGGCAACTACTCCTACTATGTGAACATAGATCCTGGAGGACAAAGCCATGTGGCCAAGTATTCTCAACATTACTCAGAATGGTTTATAGTCG GTAAGCCACGCCCCATGTCTCCAGGTAATGTCATCAAGGTAAGAAACATGCAGTTTGACCTCACGGCCTACCCCAAGCCACACACCTTGAGAATACTCAACAGGACAGGTGATGTCGGCACGTCTGTACATCCTGTTGTATCAGTAATACCATGCACTGCCGACCCCCACCTACCTTACAAGTTCACCTGCAACTTCACAGAGAAAGCACCTGGCTACTACCACGTTGTGGTCACCAATTATTTTGGTGATGGAAACTTTACTCTAGACGTTGATGATAATG TCCTGACTGCGGGCAGAAGACCTAGCAatccaagggag TTTCTTACAGAAGTGTAG
- the LOC112568112 gene encoding uncharacterized protein LOC112568112 isoform X1 — protein sequence MRLPYIFLLVVLQTQEACSLLCSKGEIVDIVAGYQTLLTCPTNEVEEWRLGLGSQRASLIAQWKNNKFEVLNDFGNTFIIQDNSNQLSPLLVNAANNKNRDVSIVSGTLVCETGDTGCGLNYVYPAEGVSCTTVTSSWNVTVTCNISSAYSSRGIYKCQLIRAEQGLTDTNLDTVTMVTTSTNEPVAKTEVKVSGSCQLHTTLPLHSGNYSYYVNIDPGGQSHVAKYSQHYSEWFIVGKPRPMSPGNVIKVRNMQFDLTAYPKPHTLRILNRTGDVGTSVHPVVSVIPCTADPHLPYKFTCNFTEKAPGYYHVVVTNYFGDGNFTLDVDDNVLTAGRRPSNPREVITSHILRE from the exons ATGAGGCTACCCTACATTTTTCTCCTGGTTGTATTACAGACACAAGAAG ccTGCAGTCTATTATGCTCTAAAGGAGAGATCGTGGACATTGTGGCAGGTTATCAAACTCTTCTGACGTGTCCCACAAATGAAGTGGAGGAATGGAGATTAGGTCTCGGTAGTCAAAGGGCATCATTAATAGCACAGTGGAAGAATAATAAGTTTGAAGTTCTTAATGACTTTGGCAACACTTTTATAATACAAGATAACAGCAATCAACTAAGTCCGTTGTTGGTCAACgctgcaaacaacaaaaacagagatGTTTCGATTGTCAGCGGCACTTTAGTATGTGAAACTGGAGACACAGGCTGTGGACTAAACTATGTCT ATCCCGCAGAGGGCGTTTCATGCACcaccgtgacgtcatcatgGAATGTCACTGTCACCTGCAACATCAGCAGCGCCTACTCCTCTCGGGGAATTTACAAATGTCAGCTGATTCGGGCAGAACAGGGT ttaaCAGACACAAATTTGGACACCGTCACCATGGTGACAACCTCTACTAACGAGCCAGTAGCAAAAACTGAGGTCAAGGTGTCGGGGTCCTGTCAGCTCCACACAACCCTCCCCCTACACAGCGGCAACTACTCCTACTATGTGAACATAGATCCTGGAGGACAAAGCCATGTGGCCAAGTATTCTCAACATTACTCAGAATGGTTTATAGTCG GTAAGCCACGCCCCATGTCTCCAGGTAATGTCATCAAGGTAAGAAACATGCAGTTTGACCTCACGGCCTACCCCAAGCCACACACCTTGAGAATACTCAACAGGACAGGTGATGTCGGCACGTCTGTACATCCTGTTGTATCAGTAATACCATGCACTGCCGACCCCCACCTACCTTACAAGTTCACCTGCAACTTCACAGAGAAAGCACCTGGCTACTACCACGTTGTGGTCACCAATTATTTTGGTGATGGAAACTTTACTCTAGACGTTGATGATAATG TCCTGACTGCGGGCAGAAGACCTAGCAatccaagggaggtaatcacTAGTCACATTCTCCGTGAATAA
- the LOC112568111 gene encoding uncharacterized protein LOC112568111 isoform X3: MRLPYIFLLVNVLKIQEACSLLCSKGQIVDIVAGHQTPLTCPANEVQEWRLRLGIQNPSIIAKWKNNKFEVHNDFDGSFIIQNNSNQQSPLLVNAANNKNSDASILNGTLVCGNGDTSCGLNYVYPADGVTCTTVTSSWNVTVTCSISSAYSSRGIYKCQLIRRQQGLTDTNLDTVTMVTTPSKEPVAGTEVKESGSCQLHTTLPQHSGSYGYYVNITPGGQSHVAKYSQHYSEWFIVGKPHPLSSDNVIKVRNMHFDLMAYPMPHIMTILPLAGDADTSVHPVESVISCTADTHLPYKFTCNFTEKAPGYYHVVVTNYFGDGNFTLEVEDDDDTTDPNIHNKSESTTVLVAGVVAFVLLVIVIAIVIVVVKGKKSGKRQIPLRKEEYEPAWDLGPLKINRLCANDNSEHLQQENYYEEIDDGVVVADKKKETQKDNKESTDSEEMYSTIV, encoded by the exons ccTGCAGTCTATTATGCTCTAAAGGACAGATCGTGGACATTGTGGCAGGTCATCAAACTCCTCTCACGTGTCCCGCAAATGAAGTGCAGGAATGGAGATTACGTCTCGGTATTCAAAACCCATCAATAATAGCAAAGTGGAAGAATAATAAGTTTGAAGTTCATAATGACTTTGACGGATCTTTTATTATACAAAATAATAGCAATCAACAAAGTCCGTTGTTGGTCAACgctgcaaacaacaaaaacagcgaTGCTTCCATTCTCAACGGCACTTTAGTGTGTGGAAATGGAGACACAAGCTGTGGACTTAACTATGTTT ATCCCGCAGACGGCGTTACATGCACcaccgtgacgtcatcatgGAATGTCACTGTCACCTGCAGCATCAGCAGCGCCTACTCCTCTCGGGGAATTTACAAATGTCAGCTGATTCGGCGACAACAGGGT ttAACAGACACAAATTTAGACACGGTCACCATGGTGACAACTCCTTCTAAGGAGCCAGTAGCAGGGACTGAGGTCAAAGAGTCGGGGTCCTGTCAGCTCCACACAACCCTCCCCCAACACAGCGGCAGCTACGGCTATTATGTGAACATAACTCCCGGAGGACAAAGCCACGTGGCCAAGTATTCTCAACATTACTCAGAATGGTTTATAGTCG gTAAGCCGCACCCTTTGTCTTCAGATAATGTCATCAAGGTAAGAAACATGCATTTTGACCTCATGGCCTACCCCATGCCACACATCATGACAATACTTCCCCTGGCAGGTGATGCCGACACGTCTGTACATCCTGTTGAATCAGTGATATCATGCACTGCCGATACCCACCTACCTTACAAGTTTACCTGCAACTTCACAGAGAAAGCACCTGGCTACTACCACGTTGTGGTCACCAATTATTTTGGTGATGGAAACTTTACTCTAGAGGTTGAGGATGATG acgacaccacggACCCTAACATCCACAATAAGTCTGAAAGCACAACAGTTTTGGTTGCTGGAGTCGTCGCTTTTGTCCTCttagtcattgtcattgccattgtaattgttgttgtgaaaggaaagaaatcaG GAAAACGACAGATACCACTTCGCAAAGAGGAGTACGAGCCGGCTTGGGACCTAG GGCCGCTGAAGATCAACAGACTATGTGCAAACGATAATagtgaacatctacaacaaGAAAACTACTACGAAGAGATCGATGATGGAGTCGTCGttgcagacaaaaagaaagagacccAAAAGGATAATAAAG aatcaACCGATTCTGAAGAGATGTACTCTACAATCGTGTAA
- the LOC112568111 gene encoding uncharacterized protein LOC112568111 isoform X2, which produces MRLPYIFLLVNVLKIQEACSLLCSKGQIVDIVAGHQTPLTCPANEVQEWRLRLGIQNPSIIAKWKNNKFEVHNDFDGSFIIQNNSNQQSPLLVNAANNKNSDASILNGTLVCGNGDTSCGLNYVYPADGVTCTTVTSSWNVTVTCSISSAYSSRGIYKCQLIRRQQGLTDTNLDTVTMVTTPSKEPVAGTEVKESGSCQLHTTLPQHSGSYGYYVNITPGGQSHVAKYSQHYSEWFIVGKPHPLSSDNVIKVRNMHFDLMAYPMPHIMTILPLAGDADTSVHPVESVISCTADTHLPYKFTCNFTEKAPGYYHVVVTNYFGDGNFTLEVEDDDDTTDPNIHNKSESTTVLVAGVVAFVLLVIVIAIVIVVVKGKKSGKGQIPLRREEYEEPLDLGKRQIPLPKEEYEPAWDLGKRQIPLRKEEYEPAWDLGPLKINRLCANDNSEHLQQENYYEEIDDGVVVADKKKETQKDNKESTDSEEMYSTIV; this is translated from the exons ccTGCAGTCTATTATGCTCTAAAGGACAGATCGTGGACATTGTGGCAGGTCATCAAACTCCTCTCACGTGTCCCGCAAATGAAGTGCAGGAATGGAGATTACGTCTCGGTATTCAAAACCCATCAATAATAGCAAAGTGGAAGAATAATAAGTTTGAAGTTCATAATGACTTTGACGGATCTTTTATTATACAAAATAATAGCAATCAACAAAGTCCGTTGTTGGTCAACgctgcaaacaacaaaaacagcgaTGCTTCCATTCTCAACGGCACTTTAGTGTGTGGAAATGGAGACACAAGCTGTGGACTTAACTATGTTT ATCCCGCAGACGGCGTTACATGCACcaccgtgacgtcatcatgGAATGTCACTGTCACCTGCAGCATCAGCAGCGCCTACTCCTCTCGGGGAATTTACAAATGTCAGCTGATTCGGCGACAACAGGGT ttAACAGACACAAATTTAGACACGGTCACCATGGTGACAACTCCTTCTAAGGAGCCAGTAGCAGGGACTGAGGTCAAAGAGTCGGGGTCCTGTCAGCTCCACACAACCCTCCCCCAACACAGCGGCAGCTACGGCTATTATGTGAACATAACTCCCGGAGGACAAAGCCACGTGGCCAAGTATTCTCAACATTACTCAGAATGGTTTATAGTCG gTAAGCCGCACCCTTTGTCTTCAGATAATGTCATCAAGGTAAGAAACATGCATTTTGACCTCATGGCCTACCCCATGCCACACATCATGACAATACTTCCCCTGGCAGGTGATGCCGACACGTCTGTACATCCTGTTGAATCAGTGATATCATGCACTGCCGATACCCACCTACCTTACAAGTTTACCTGCAACTTCACAGAGAAAGCACCTGGCTACTACCACGTTGTGGTCACCAATTATTTTGGTGATGGAAACTTTACTCTAGAGGTTGAGGATGATG acgacaccacggACCCTAACATCCACAATAAGTCTGAAAGCACAACAGTTTTGGTTGCTGGAGTCGTCGCTTTTGTCCTCttagtcattgtcattgccattgtaattgttgttgtgaaaggaaagaaatcaG GGAAAGGACAGATACCTCTTCGCAGAGAGGAGTACGAGGAGCCTTTGGACTTAG GAAAACGACAGATACCACTTCCCAAAGAGGAGTACGAGCCGGCTTGGGACTTAG GAAAACGACAGATACCACTTCGCAAAGAGGAGTACGAGCCGGCTTGGGACCTAG GGCCGCTGAAGATCAACAGACTATGTGCAAACGATAATagtgaacatctacaacaaGAAAACTACTACGAAGAGATCGATGATGGAGTCGTCGttgcagacaaaaagaaagagacccAAAAGGATAATAAAG aatcaACCGATTCTGAAGAGATGTACTCTACAATCGTGTAA
- the LOC112568111 gene encoding uncharacterized protein LOC112568111 isoform X1 has protein sequence MRLPYIFLLVNVLKIQEACSLLCSKGQIVDIVAGHQTPLTCPANEVQEWRLRLGIQNPSIIAKWKNNKFEVHNDFDGSFIIQNNSNQQSPLLVNAANNKNSDASILNGTLVCGNGDTSCGLNYVYPADGVTCTTVTSSWNVTVTCSISSAYSSRGIYKCQLIRRQQGLTDTNLDTVTMVTTPSKEPVAGTEVKESGSCQLHTTLPQHSGSYGYYVNITPGGQSHVAKYSQHYSEWFIVGKPHPLSSDNVIKVRNMHFDLMAYPMPHIMTILPLAGDADTSVHPVESVISCTADTHLPYKFTCNFTEKAPGYYHVVVTNYFGDGNFTLEVEDDDDTTDPNIHNKSESTTVLVAGVVAFVLLVIVIAIVIVVVKGKKSGKGQIPLRREEYEEPLDLGTTASVNFLGKRQIPLPKEEYEPAWDLGKRQIPLRKEEYEPAWDLGPLKINRLCANDNSEHLQQENYYEEIDDGVVVADKKKETQKDNKESTDSEEMYSTIV, from the exons ccTGCAGTCTATTATGCTCTAAAGGACAGATCGTGGACATTGTGGCAGGTCATCAAACTCCTCTCACGTGTCCCGCAAATGAAGTGCAGGAATGGAGATTACGTCTCGGTATTCAAAACCCATCAATAATAGCAAAGTGGAAGAATAATAAGTTTGAAGTTCATAATGACTTTGACGGATCTTTTATTATACAAAATAATAGCAATCAACAAAGTCCGTTGTTGGTCAACgctgcaaacaacaaaaacagcgaTGCTTCCATTCTCAACGGCACTTTAGTGTGTGGAAATGGAGACACAAGCTGTGGACTTAACTATGTTT ATCCCGCAGACGGCGTTACATGCACcaccgtgacgtcatcatgGAATGTCACTGTCACCTGCAGCATCAGCAGCGCCTACTCCTCTCGGGGAATTTACAAATGTCAGCTGATTCGGCGACAACAGGGT ttAACAGACACAAATTTAGACACGGTCACCATGGTGACAACTCCTTCTAAGGAGCCAGTAGCAGGGACTGAGGTCAAAGAGTCGGGGTCCTGTCAGCTCCACACAACCCTCCCCCAACACAGCGGCAGCTACGGCTATTATGTGAACATAACTCCCGGAGGACAAAGCCACGTGGCCAAGTATTCTCAACATTACTCAGAATGGTTTATAGTCG gTAAGCCGCACCCTTTGTCTTCAGATAATGTCATCAAGGTAAGAAACATGCATTTTGACCTCATGGCCTACCCCATGCCACACATCATGACAATACTTCCCCTGGCAGGTGATGCCGACACGTCTGTACATCCTGTTGAATCAGTGATATCATGCACTGCCGATACCCACCTACCTTACAAGTTTACCTGCAACTTCACAGAGAAAGCACCTGGCTACTACCACGTTGTGGTCACCAATTATTTTGGTGATGGAAACTTTACTCTAGAGGTTGAGGATGATG acgacaccacggACCCTAACATCCACAATAAGTCTGAAAGCACAACAGTTTTGGTTGCTGGAGTCGTCGCTTTTGTCCTCttagtcattgtcattgccattgtaattgttgttgtgaaaggaaagaaatcaG GGAAAGGACAGATACCTCTTCGCAGAGAGGAGTACGAGGAGCCTTTGGACTTAGGTACCACAGCATCTGTAAATTTTCTTG GAAAACGACAGATACCACTTCCCAAAGAGGAGTACGAGCCGGCTTGGGACTTAG GAAAACGACAGATACCACTTCGCAAAGAGGAGTACGAGCCGGCTTGGGACCTAG GGCCGCTGAAGATCAACAGACTATGTGCAAACGATAATagtgaacatctacaacaaGAAAACTACTACGAAGAGATCGATGATGGAGTCGTCGttgcagacaaaaagaaagagacccAAAAGGATAATAAAG aatcaACCGATTCTGAAGAGATGTACTCTACAATCGTGTAA